The Vibrio tarriae genome includes the window TCGCCTCAGCGACAGAAGAGGTCAGCTTAACCACACAACAAGTCTCCCATTCTCTCGAAGTGGTCACCAAAATCAGTAAAGCCTCTACTCTCGCAGCCGCGGAAGGCAGTAAAATTATCAGTGCCGCGATTGGCTCTTTGCGAGATGTTGGGAATATTTTGCAGTCAGCCGCCAGCCATATTCAGCAGCTGGAGCAAGCTTCTGCCAAAGTCGACTCTGTGATGGACATCATTAACGGTATTGCGGAGCAAACGAACTTATTGGCACTCAATGCGGCGATTGAAGCTGCTCGTGCGGGTGAGCAAGGACGCGGATTTGCGGTTGTCGCCGATGAGGTGCGTAGTTTAGCCGTTAGAACTGTGAATGCGGTAAGCGAAATTTCCGGCACGATAGAAACTATGAAAAAAGAGAGTGCGGAAGTGATTTTGTTTATGAACCAATCCGAGCAGACTATGGAAGAGGGGCAAAGCAAAGGCAATCAAGCCATGCAAGCGTTACAGCGAATTACCCAAGGGACGGATGAAGCCGCATCGCAAACGGAAAGAATTTTTTCGTCGATAAAAGAGCTGTCCGCAACCAGTCAAGCAATGGCGGAAAGCATGAGCCAAATTTCGAGTGCGATGCAAGCGTTGGAGTCATATAACACTCAACTGCGCGTCACCAGCCGTGAAGTTGAGACACGCGCAGAAAGTTTAGAGCATGATTGCCGACGCTTTACGTTGTAGAGCCTCGATTATCCACGCTAGAAGAAGGCGTACAAAGCCACGTTACCCGTACCGCTAATCGACTCTTTATCTTCTTTAAACTCAGGAGTGTTAGCGGTAAAGGTTAAACTTGCCCCAAAACTACGAGCATACATAGCAAAACCGACCACAGCAGTGGCTTGCCACGGCTCAACATGCACTTGGTAATACTCGGCTGGTTGATCTAAGCCATTCAGTGGTCGGTCACCTTCAATCGTCACATCGTTAAATCGATAGCGACCTTCGATACCGGTGAACACAAACCAGCCTTGGTTGGAGGCGCCAATCATGCCGGGAGTAAACGGATTCTCAACCGAAATTTGTGCTGCGCCAAAGTTGTTTTCTAAATCGGTTCCCCAGCGCAACATGAGTCCAGAGGAAAGATCACTGCGAAAGTTGCCGATATTGACTTCAGAGATATTGGCCAGCTCTAACTCTGTACCGGCTAAAGCTTGGTAGCGACCCCAGTTAAAATGGGAGCGATAACCTAGGCTACCAACCAATTGATCTTCCACTTGGTATGCCCAGCCGTTGGGCTCATCGGATTTCGTAATGCTGTGCACCAATTTTTGTGCTTCTTCTGACAAGGCGCTTTCCCCTGTCATCCCTAAGGTGAGATTGAAGCGTTGTGCTTGTTGTGGATGTAGGCTGAGGTAATTGAATTCAGTGTGTAAATAACCTGCATAAGGGCGTTCATTCGGCTGTGGTTTGGTCAATTCAATATCAGAAGGCGTCCACATCTTATGCCCGAGGGTGAATTCCCATTTGTCCAAACTGGGAGCGCCCCAAATGGATAAACTGAGCGGTTTTACAAGCCAATAAGGAGTAATGGCTCCAGAGGTATAGCTTAGGAAAAGGCCATTGGTGTAGTTTTGATCTACCCCGAATACACCGTCGTTATCGATGCTCAGGGAGAAGGTTGAAGTCTGCGCCGCAGCTGCGTAAGTGCTGATGAACAGTAAAGGTAAATAGCGAATCGATTTCATGTGAAGTGAACTATGTCTCGGAGAAATAAAACAAAAGCTCATTAATCATGAGCCATTGCGGCAAATAAACCTAGTAAAGAAGAGCACAAATGTGCCGTGAGATACAGAAATAAATCGTGTTGCGTGAAAAAACAAAAAGCCCCGTTGAAACGGGGCTTTGAAGAGGCTCGCTAAATCTTATAGAGATTCAGTGAAAGTACGAGCGATAACGTCTTGTTGCTGTTCAGCAGTCAGAGAGTTAAAGCGCACTGCGTATCCAGATACACGGATAGTCAGTTGTGGGTACTTCTCAGGGTGTTTTACTGCATCAAGTAGAGTGTCACGGTTCAGAACGTTAACGTTCAGATGTTGACCACCCTCGATGCCTGCTTCGTGGTGGAAGTAACCATCCATCAGGCCAGCTAGGTTTGCACGTTGTGAACCTTCGTCTTTACCCAGTGCATTTGGCACGATAGAGAAGGTATAAGAGATACCATCTTTCGCGTGAGCAAATGGCAGTTTACCGACTGAAGTCAGAGACGCAACCGCACCTTTCTCGTCACGACCGTGCATTGGGTTTGCACCTGGTGCGAATGGAGCACCTGCACGACGGCCATCTGGCGTGTTACCTGTCTTTTTGCCGTATACCACGTTTGACGTGATAGTTAGGATAGACTGAGTTGGTACTGCGTCACGGTAAGTTTTCAGTGAACGGATCTTGTTCATGAAACGCTCAACCAGTTCACAGGCGATGTCATCAACGCGTGAATCGTTGTTACCGAATTTAGGGTAGTCGCCTTCGATAACGAAATCGACTGCTACACCATCTTCGTCACGAACAGGCTTCACTTTTGCATACTTGATTGCAGACAGTGAGTCAGCCGCTACAGACAGACCTGCGATACCACACGCCATAGTACGACGTACATCACGGTCATGCAGCGCCATTAGAGCCGCTTCGTAGCTGTACTTGTCATGCATGTAGTGGATGGCATTCAGTGCAGTGACGTATTGTGTTGCCAGCCAACCCATGAAGTGATCCAGCTTGCCCCATACATCGTCGAAGTCGAGCACTTCGTCGGTGATCTTAGGCATTTTTGGACCCACTTGGATTTTCAGTTTCTCATCCACACCACCGTTGATTACATACAGCAGCGTTTTAGCAAGGTTGGCACGAGCACCGAAGAACTGCATGTGTTTACCAATAACCATTGGTGATACACAACATGCGATAGCGTAGTCATCATTGTTGAAGTCAGGACGCATCAAGTCATCGTTTTCGTACTGGATAGACGAGGTATCGATAGACACTTTCGCACAGAACTTCTTGAAGCCTTCAGGCAGTTGCTCTGACCACAGGACAGTGATGTTTGGCTCTGGAGATGGACCCATGGTGTACAGTGAGTTCAGGAAGCGGAAGTTAGTACGTGTTACCAGCGTACGACCGTCCAGACCCATACCACCCATAGATTCGGTTGCCCAAATTGGGTCACCAGAGAACAGCTCATCGTACTCAGGAGTACGTAGGAAACGAACCATACGCAGCTTCATGACGAAGTGGTCGATCATTTCTTGCGCTTCTTCTTCAGTGATCTTACCTGCTTTCATGTCGCGCTCAATGTACACGTCCAAGAAAGTAGAGGTGCGGCCAAGAGACATTGCAGCACCGTTTTGAGATTTCACTGCCGCTAGGTAGCCGAAGTAAGTCCATTGGATTGCTTCTTGTGCCGTTTCAGCTGGGCGAGAAATATCGTAACCGTATTTCGCAGCCATCTCTTTCATTTGAGCTAATGCACGGTGTTGTTCTGCAATTTCTTCACGCAATTGCATGGTCATATGCAGATCTTCGCCGTTTTCAAATTTTTCCTGCAGAGACTTGAACTGAGCCAGTTTGTCTTTCATCAGGAAGTCGATACCGTACAGAGCCACACGACGGTAGTCACCGATGATACGACCACGGCCGTAAGCATCTGGAAGACCAGTCAGAACGCCAGATTTACGACAAGCCAGAATTTCTGGAGTGTAGATGTCGAATACACCTGCGTTGTGAGTTTTGCGGTATTCAGAGTAGATTTTTGAAACTTGTGGATCCAGTTCACGACCGTATGCTTTGCATGAACCTTCCACCATACGGATACCACCGTTAGGGATGATTGCACGTTTCAGAGGAGCATCAGTTTGTAGACCAACGATTTTTTCTAGGTCTTTGTTGATGTAGCCAGCGTCGTGAGCTGTGATGGTAGAGATAAGAGAAGTGTCGAAGTCAACAGGAGCGTGAGTTGAGTTTTCCTGTCTGATGCCTTCCATTACTTTAGCCCAAAGCTTGTTGGTCGCTTCAGTACCTTCTGAGACTAGGAAAGATTCGTCGCCTTCGTACGGTGTGTAGTTCTTTTGAATAAAATCACGAACGTTAACTTCGTTTTGCCAGTCACCTGCCGCAAAACCTTCCCAAGCTTTAGCAAATTGCTCTGCCATGACATACCTACCTTTATGAGTAGAAAAAACACGTACTGTTTTCGCCGTTGAGCCAGCTATCCCCGAGAGGAGCAGTACACTCTTCAATAACGATATCCAAATTCACACTGTGACTATTTGAATATGGATATCGCTATTAGTTCCTTTAATGTAGCCACTCTACGCTAAAAATTTTTCGTAAACCTTAAACTAAATCAATAAAAGTTAAAAAATTAAAATAAAGTTTGGGTAGCGCGGTCAGCGCTACCCAAATCAAGAATGGTGATTACAACCAAGCTTGCAGACCGTATTGGCTTTCCAACATGCCAACAGCAAGCATAGCAATCAAACAGATGATTAGCACACCGCCGGGGATCACAACTTTATCGATGAAGGACAATTTTGCTGCGCGCTCTTTGTCACCAATCAGACCGTTGTTGTCCAGAAGCATAGTCAAAGCCCAAGCCAGTACAGGGTTTACTACCGCTGAACCGAAAATACAGATACCTGCTGCTTGTGAATCTTTGGTGTTTTTGATCATTTGCATACCCGCTTCCAGCAGAGGTAGGAATACACCGACTAACAGAGCACAGCGCATAACTGGTGGCCATACGGCTGCATCCATTGGGAAACCAAGAATTGCAATCGTCATCACCAAACAGCCAAGGATAATGGCACCACCTGGAATTGGACGTTTCGCAATCGCCGCTGGGATCATGTATGTACCCCAAGAAGAGGTGATGTTACCGCCACCCAGCGCTGTACCCACCATTTGACGGATAGAACACATAGTCATGGTGTCATCCACATCCATCAGTACTTTTTCAGTACGTTTTGGATAGTTCAGCTCTTGGAAGATACGGTGACCTAGGAAATCGGGTGACCACATGGCAACCGCCAAAATCGCAAATGGCAATGAAGCGATGAAGTGTTGTAGTGTTGGCATACCCAACATCCAACCTTGCTCAGTGCTGCCCCACCAGTAAACAGGGTTCAGGTTTGGCAAGCCCATTTGGGTTTCAAATTTCAGGTCAAAGCCCGCACCCAAGGCAAGCGCAATCACAAGGCCAGTAAAGGCACACACCGGAATCGCCAACCAGCGCAAGTTAAACTTAGCGAGCAGAGCATAAATTACGATGTTCACGCCGAGCACGACAAGACCAATGTAGCCCATGCTGCCTGCCGCAACGTCGGCAGATTGCAAGCCAACCGCCCATTCTTGTATCGATGTAATTTGGCTCATCGTACCGGTAAACCCGAGGAAGATCAGCAAACCGCCGGCTGTGCCCTCAGAGGTGAGGTTCACCAGTTTGGAGCCACCTTTGAAGTAGCTGAGCAAAAGACCGAAAACGCCAAGGAGGATAGCAAGTGCAAGAGGGTGTGCGCCGGCCAGAGCGATAGAGCCAATCAGAGGAATCATCGGACCGTGGTTGCCAGCAAGGTTAGCACGAGGGTTTAAGAAACCTGAAGCAATCACACAGAAGAAAAGAGCTGGGAAAAGCATTTCTACGCGAGCGACTTCGATAGCAAATTCTTTGCCCAAGTTAATATGGTCCCACGCTTGAGTCAGGCCGTCAGCCCAAGACATCATTACTGCGGAGTACATAGAGATAATGCCGATGGTGCCCGCTAGTGCAGGAACTAAGTCTTCCAGCTCAAAGCGGAAATCTCGCCCAGGTAAATTGAGACCAAAACGGCGTGGCTTCATGATTTGCAGTTCATGATCCAGATATTCTGAGCGAGTTGCAAACTCAGAAGCAGGACGGTGAAGCTCCCGGTAGCTTTTCGTCTCAATGTCTGAGCGCTCTTTGTTCATAACGTCTGACATATGATTCCTCATATTTGTAAAAGTAAATAATTCAGTTGTGAATACTGTTTAATTGCATGAATAAAAAAAGTGTTGAAGCGTTTCTGACACGAGTCAAATGGGCCACTTCTAACACAAATACTGATCATTATGATGACCTTATATTTGCGGCGAGTTTAACGTGCTTATCAATAAGGGCGATTGATCTTGATCACTTTACGAATAAATATGAAAGAAAACTACACATGCCAGTGATATCAGACACATAGGGCGTATTTGGTTTGAAATATTTTTTCATCTTGCGAGTTTTATTACGTTTTAAAACATTGAAAAAGGCTTAGAAAAGTGCAGTCTTTGGTAACAGGAAAAGTCAGTATGTGTACCAAATGTGACTTTGTTAAAAATTCATTAATAAAATTGCCTTGCAAAAATGACTATTTATTAGCTTTGTAATGGGTGAGCTAGTTAGGGGCGCAGAAAAACAGCAAGTGAACACATCCCCATGAACATACATAGAGTATGTGATTGGAGTAAGCTAACCTAACCAATACTGGTGTAGCTTTCAGTAGGAAGAGAATAAGATTAATTCACTTATATTTGCATTAGTGTGCAAATTAAATCGCTATTCAGTCATATTTGATGGGTTAATAATTTGTTGCGTGGCTTTAGGTTGAGTGTTAGCTTGTTTCAAAAATGAACAGTGAAGTTCATTGATATAGACAGGGAGCGTTAGCGCATGACGGATGTACCCGCGCTTGAAATTAAGAATTTACACAAAACTTTTGGTCAGAATGAAGTGCTAAAAGGTATCTCCCTTCAAGCACAGAAAGGAGATGTTATTTCCATCATTGGCTCGTCAGGTTCTGGCAAAAGTACCTTTCTTCGTTGTATCAATTTATTAGAAACTCCCACTGCAGGTGAAATTTGGGTCAAAGGCGAACTTATCCAGATGAAAACTACGCGTCAAGGCATAGTGCAGCCAGCCAAAGAGAAACAAGTGCAGCGCATCCGTTCGCGTTTAGCCATGGTGTTTCAGAGTTTCAATCTTTGGTCGCATATGACAGTGCTCGAAAACGTCATTGAGGCTCCAATTTATGTGCTTGGTGTACCCAAAGCACAGGCCATTGAGCAAGCCGAGCGTTTACTGCGCAAAGTCGGTTTATACGAACGTAAAGATTATTACCCCGGACACCTTTCTGGTGGTCAACAACAGCGTGCGGCGATTGCACGGGCTCTTGCCGTGGAGCCCGAAGTTATGCTGTTTGATGAACCGACTTCTGCACTCGATCCTGAACTCGTAGGAGAAGTGTTGGGAGTCATGCGTGACTTGGCAGAAGAGGGACGCACCATGCTGGTCGTGACTCATGAGATGGCGTTTGCTCGTGATGTTTCAAATCATGTGATGTTCTTGCATCAAGGCAAAGTTGAAGAGCAGGGTAAACCAGAAAAACTGTTTAAAAATCCTGAATCTGAACGGTTAAAGCAGTTTATTTCGTCTATCTATTAAGTAAGCGGGAAAATCGAGAGTCATTCATTTTTTCAAAAGATAAGATCGGTTGTTACTGTTGGGGCTAATCGCTAACAATCAGATCTGATTTTTTAGTGATGAACTTTCTAGTAACACATTGATATTAAAGCAATAGCAAACATAAAGACAAACAATCACAGGAGTATGGATATGAAAAAGTGGTTAGTTGCGACAGCATTAATTGCGACAACAATCAGTGGCGTAACGCAAGCCAAAGAATGGAAAACGGTGCGTTTTGGTATTGAAGGCGCTTATCCTCCGTTTAGCTGGACAGAAGCCGATGGCTCTTTGAAAGGCTTTGACGTGGATATGGCGAATGCATTGTGTGCTGAGATGAAAGTGGAATGCAAAATTGTGCCACAGGATTGGGATGGCATCATTCCTTCACTGTTAGCGCGTAAGTACGATGCTATTATTGCGGCGATGTCGATTACCGAAGAGCGCAAGATGAAAGTCGATTTCACTGGCAAGTATGCCCTGATCCCGAACAAATTTATTGCTAAGAAAGGCGCGGATTTAGCCTTTACCAAAGAAGGTTTGAAGGGCGTGAAAATTGGTGTGCAACGTGCGACCACTCACGATAAATACATCACTGACAATTATGGTGACACCGTCGATATCGTACGTTATGGCTCGTTTGATGAAGCGTATTTAGACCTTGCCAATGGCCGGATCGCCGCAGTATTAGGGGATGCCTCCGCATTAGAAGAGGGCATGCTCAACAAACCCGGTGGTGATGCTTATGAATTTGTTGGCCCTTCACTGACAGACCCAAAATGGTTTGGCGAAGGTATGGGCATAGCTGTGCGCAAGCAAGATAAAGAGTTAACCGAAAAACTCGATGCGGCGATTACGGCACTGCGTGAAAAAGGGATTTATCAACAAATACAAGCTAAATACTTCAAGTATGACGTTTACGGTGAATAAAAGCGCTCCTTATCACTTCGAGTTGCCGTCCACAGGACGGTAGCTTGAAATCATGGATTCGCGATTAAAGCTCACTGTATTTCGGGTTGTTGGCATTCGTTCCTGATGTCACCAACAACCCGTAATCCAACTCAGGGAACGAGTCATATGCTGGATTTACAAGGCTATGAAGCCTCTATTTTGAAAGGCGCGCTGCTGACTATTGAAGTTGCCGTGCTGTCACTTTTGCTAGCGATGCTGCTAGGTATGTTAGGCGCACTCGCAAAAATGGCTCCCTACCGCTGGGCTCGAGCCATTGCGACACTCTATACCACTATCATTCGCGGTATTCCGGATTTAGTACTCATGATGCTGATTTTCTTTGGTGGGCAGATTTTACTCAACAATGGTCTCAGTTGGTTTAATGAGTTCATCAACCAATGGCTGACAGGTCGAGACCCGAATCATGAATGGGTCGCCTATCTGCCAGACTATGTAGATATCAGCCCTTTTGTCGCGGGCGTGTTAACCATCGGCTTCATTTTTGGGGCTTATATGGCGGAAACGTTTCGTGGCGCGATCCTTGCCGTGGATAAAGGCGAACTTGAAGCGGCGAAAGCTTACGGCATGAGCGCAGCCATGAGCTTTCGGCGAATTTTATTACCGCAGATGATTCGCCATGCTATTCCTGGCTTTGGCAATAACTGGCTGGTGCTGCTGAAAACGACCGCTCTTGTCTCGATCATCGGCCTTGAAGATATGGTACGCATCAGTTCGCTGGCGGCTGGCTCGACCAAGATGCCGTTTACCTTTTACATGGCGGTGGCCATCATCTTTCTATTTTTTACCAGTGTATCGACCGGTTTGCTCAAGCTGCTAGAACGTAAATTCAGTATCCATACGAGGTAAAGATGGATTTTTCTCTGATTATTGACAGTTTGCCTATTTACCTAAGTGGACTTTGGACCACTGTCTGGCTCGTGAGCCTTTCACTCGTAATCGGCTTGCTGTGCGCCATTCCGCTGGCGATTGCCCGAAATAGCAAGCAAAAATGGTTCAGCTTTCCGGCATGGGGATACATCTATTTTCTGCGTGGAACGCCACTCTTAGTGCAGCTTTATCTGATTTATTACGGTATGGATCAGTGGTTTCCGGTCAAAGATACCTTATGGGAGCATGCTTGGTTTTGTGCTTTGGTGGCCTTTATCTTAAATACCTCGGCCTATACGGCGGAAATTATCCGTGGGGCGATCAACGGGCTTCCGAAAGGTGAAGTAGAAGCTGCCAAAGCTTATGGTATGAGCCGTTTTCAAACTTACCAAAAAATTATTTTACCTAGTGCGCTGCGTCGATCCTTACCTGCTTACAGTAATGAAGTGATTTTTATGTTGCATGGCAGTGCCGTGGCAGGGATCGTCACCATCATGGATTTGACTGGCGCGGCACGATTAGTCAATTCTCGATACTATGCGCCATTTGAAGCTTTTTTGAGTGCAGGGCTGTTTTATATGGCGCTGACTTTCATCATTTTGTGGTGTTTTAAACAGGCGGAACAACGCTTTCTTGCCTACCTAAAACCTCGCAGCTAAATAAAAAATCCCCATCAATATCGATGGGGATTTTTAAGTAAGCCGTCAGAGCACTTGATTACTTGAATGTTGCCCAGATAGGCGCATGATCGGAAGGTTTATCGATCGCACGTAACTCATAATCGATACCAGCTTCTTGGCAGGTTTCAGCCAGAGTTGGTGTTGCCAAAATCACATCGATTCGAAGCCCACGGTTGTCTTCAAAGCCGCGTGAGCGGTAATCAAACCACGAAAATTGGTCACTGACGCCAGGATGCAATTGGCGGAAAGTATCGACCAATCCCCAATCTAAAAGCGTTTGTAACCACTCACGCTCTTCTGGTTGAAATGAACATTTGCCTGTTTGTAACCAGCGTTTGCGGTTGGCTTCGCCGATACCAATATCCAGATCGAGTGGGCTGATATTGATGTCACCCATCACGACCAGACGCTCTGAATTACTGCGGTGTTCACGCAGATAGGTCATCAAATCACGATAAAACTGACGTTTGTAAGGAAACTTGGTTTCGTGTTCGACGTTGTCACCTTGTGGGAAATAGCCATTGAGAATGGTGGTCTTTTGCCCATTCTGATCAGCGAATGTCGCCATGATCATGCGCTTTTGGTGTTCTTCATTGTCGGTTGGAAAGCCTTTGATCACTTCGACAGGCGTTTGTTTGCATAAAATGGCCACACCGTAGTGCGCTTTTTGACCGTGAAAATAGACTTGATAGCCCATGGCCTCGACTTCTTGACGAGGAAACGCCTCATCATGGACTTTGATCTCTTGTAGGCCAATCACATCAGGTTGATGCTTGTCGATCAACGCTTGCAGTTGATGCAATCTGGCTCTGAGTCCATTTATGTTGAAGCTGATAACTTTCATTGCGATTCCTTTTGGTTGACTTGGGGCTGATGTTATCACCTAAGCTCGGGATCTCAAGCTCGACGCATTTTTGGTTCAATAGTGAA containing:
- a CDS encoding ABC transporter substrate-binding protein — translated: MKKWLVATALIATTISGVTQAKEWKTVRFGIEGAYPPFSWTEADGSLKGFDVDMANALCAEMKVECKIVPQDWDGIIPSLLARKYDAIIAAMSITEERKMKVDFTGKYALIPNKFIAKKGADLAFTKEGLKGVKIGVQRATTHDKYITDNYGDTVDIVRYGSFDEAYLDLANGRIAAVLGDASALEEGMLNKPGGDAYEFVGPSLTDPKWFGEGMGIAVRKQDKELTEKLDAAITALREKGIYQQIQAKYFKYDVYGE
- a CDS encoding ABC transporter permease, encoding MDFSLIIDSLPIYLSGLWTTVWLVSLSLVIGLLCAIPLAIARNSKQKWFSFPAWGYIYFLRGTPLLVQLYLIYYGMDQWFPVKDTLWEHAWFCALVAFILNTSAYTAEIIRGAINGLPKGEVEAAKAYGMSRFQTYQKIILPSALRRSLPAYSNEVIFMLHGSAVAGIVTIMDLTGAARLVNSRYYAPFEAFLSAGLFYMALTFIILWCFKQAEQRFLAYLKPRS
- a CDS encoding ABC transporter permease — protein: MLDLQGYEASILKGALLTIEVAVLSLLLAMLLGMLGALAKMAPYRWARAIATLYTTIIRGIPDLVLMMLIFFGGQILLNNGLSWFNEFINQWLTGRDPNHEWVAYLPDYVDISPFVAGVLTIGFIFGAYMAETFRGAILAVDKGELEAAKAYGMSAAMSFRRILLPQMIRHAIPGFGNNWLVLLKTTALVSIIGLEDMVRISSLAAGSTKMPFTFYMAVAIIFLFFTSVSTGLLKLLERKFSIHTR
- a CDS encoding DUF3360 family protein: MSDVMNKERSDIETKSYRELHRPASEFATRSEYLDHELQIMKPRRFGLNLPGRDFRFELEDLVPALAGTIGIISMYSAVMMSWADGLTQAWDHINLGKEFAIEVARVEMLFPALFFCVIASGFLNPRANLAGNHGPMIPLIGSIALAGAHPLALAILLGVFGLLLSYFKGGSKLVNLTSEGTAGGLLIFLGFTGTMSQITSIQEWAVGLQSADVAAGSMGYIGLVVLGVNIVIYALLAKFNLRWLAIPVCAFTGLVIALALGAGFDLKFETQMGLPNLNPVYWWGSTEQGWMLGMPTLQHFIASLPFAILAVAMWSPDFLGHRIFQELNYPKRTEKVLMDVDDTMTMCSIRQMVGTALGGGNITSSWGTYMIPAAIAKRPIPGGAIILGCLVMTIAILGFPMDAAVWPPVMRCALLVGVFLPLLEAGMQMIKNTKDSQAAGICIFGSAVVNPVLAWALTMLLDNNGLIGDKERAAKLSFIDKVVIPGGVLIICLIAMLAVGMLESQYGLQAWL
- the xthA gene encoding exodeoxyribonuclease III; the encoded protein is MKVISFNINGLRARLHQLQALIDKHQPDVIGLQEIKVHDEAFPRQEVEAMGYQVYFHGQKAHYGVAILCKQTPVEVIKGFPTDNEEHQKRMIMATFADQNGQKTTILNGYFPQGDNVEHETKFPYKRQFYRDLMTYLREHRSNSERLVVMGDINISPLDLDIGIGEANRKRWLQTGKCSFQPEEREWLQTLLDWGLVDTFRQLHPGVSDQFSWFDYRSRGFEDNRGLRIDVILATPTLAETCQEAGIDYELRAIDKPSDHAPIWATFK
- the pflB gene encoding formate C-acetyltransferase, translated to MAEQFAKAWEGFAAGDWQNEVNVRDFIQKNYTPYEGDESFLVSEGTEATNKLWAKVMEGIRQENSTHAPVDFDTSLISTITAHDAGYINKDLEKIVGLQTDAPLKRAIIPNGGIRMVEGSCKAYGRELDPQVSKIYSEYRKTHNAGVFDIYTPEILACRKSGVLTGLPDAYGRGRIIGDYRRVALYGIDFLMKDKLAQFKSLQEKFENGEDLHMTMQLREEIAEQHRALAQMKEMAAKYGYDISRPAETAQEAIQWTYFGYLAAVKSQNGAAMSLGRTSTFLDVYIERDMKAGKITEEEAQEMIDHFVMKLRMVRFLRTPEYDELFSGDPIWATESMGGMGLDGRTLVTRTNFRFLNSLYTMGPSPEPNITVLWSEQLPEGFKKFCAKVSIDTSSIQYENDDLMRPDFNNDDYAIACCVSPMVIGKHMQFFGARANLAKTLLYVINGGVDEKLKIQVGPKMPKITDEVLDFDDVWGKLDHFMGWLATQYVTALNAIHYMHDKYSYEAALMALHDRDVRRTMACGIAGLSVAADSLSAIKYAKVKPVRDEDGVAVDFVIEGDYPKFGNNDSRVDDIACELVERFMNKIRSLKTYRDAVPTQSILTITSNVVYGKKTGNTPDGRRAGAPFAPGANPMHGRDEKGAVASLTSVGKLPFAHAKDGISYTFSIVPNALGKDEGSQRANLAGLMDGYFHHEAGIEGGQHLNVNVLNRDTLLDAVKHPEKYPQLTIRVSGYAVRFNSLTAEQQQDVIARTFTESL
- a CDS encoding lipid A deacylase LpxR family protein, coding for MKSIRYLPLLFISTYAAAAQTSTFSLSIDNDGVFGVDQNYTNGLFLSYTSGAITPYWLVKPLSLSIWGAPSLDKWEFTLGHKMWTPSDIELTKPQPNERPYAGYLHTEFNYLSLHPQQAQRFNLTLGMTGESALSEEAQKLVHSITKSDEPNGWAYQVEDQLVGSLGYRSHFNWGRYQALAGTELELANISEVNIGNFRSDLSSGLMLRWGTDLENNFGAAQISVENPFTPGMIGASNQGWFVFTGIEGRYRFNDVTIEGDRPLNGLDQPAEYYQVHVEPWQATAVVGFAMYARSFGASLTFTANTPEFKEDKESISGTGNVALYAFF
- a CDS encoding ABC transporter ATP-binding protein — encoded protein: MTDVPALEIKNLHKTFGQNEVLKGISLQAQKGDVISIIGSSGSGKSTFLRCINLLETPTAGEIWVKGELIQMKTTRQGIVQPAKEKQVQRIRSRLAMVFQSFNLWSHMTVLENVIEAPIYVLGVPKAQAIEQAERLLRKVGLYERKDYYPGHLSGGQQQRAAIARALAVEPEVMLFDEPTSALDPELVGEVLGVMRDLAEEGRTMLVVTHEMAFARDVSNHVMFLHQGKVEEQGKPEKLFKNPESERLKQFISSIY